In Leptospira stimsonii, the following proteins share a genomic window:
- a CDS encoding integrase core domain-containing protein produces the protein ERSHRTDKSEFYQLFEYKDDVDLSKKLSEWEDYYNMLRPHGGLFGKTPYEVLKNKLHLKEKVKIVGRGR, from the coding sequence TTGAACGTTCGCATCGTACTGATAAATCTGAGTTTTATCAGCTTTTTGAATATAAGGATGATGTTGATTTGAGTAAAAAATTATCGGAATGGGAAGACTATTACAATATGCTCAGGCCACACGGAGGACTTTTCGGAAAGACCCCTTATGAAGTTCTGAAAAATAAATTGCATTTAAAAGAAAAAGTAAAGATAGTTGGACGAGGTCGCTAG
- a CDS encoding transposase, which translates to MDEVASSTAHVTKEFVSPDRVPYSTPKRPSKLSKSPKPKPKSLTSKDRFNSKFPHININYYTDLTKSLLSTFYPKYCPSCNVVLTKEISTRENSIRCPKCNYQSSRTVGTPYHQLKIPLWTASYILVEAIQRFPLGLSASEICRKLCVSKNTGTLLKRRLQVFLSDMIPSVKALMVEDIKKAWKGGNLPESGDLSDCIKGKPVVHVDTLALFSATQRSNGFLARRKHSGQTSSIYLIDKVAEKKGKYQIGSLCFTAASKGKGILLFSVPDQKQSTIQPLLDFLPKNTPLFSDEGFPFLSRSFKNHKTINHSARAKNGKRNVWARDRWSKNSVSNAASDGTQRSVKYSFLASYNYFRPESSQLFLNEFSALKAIRVYGLERLLSVWKDLEDSSRIGKKGKLANVGIK; encoded by the coding sequence TTGGACGAGGTCGCTAGTAGTACAGCTCATGTAACAAAGGAATTCGTTTCTCCCGATCGCGTTCCTTATTCAACTCCTAAAAGGCCTTCTAAATTATCAAAATCACCTAAGCCTAAACCAAAATCACTTACTTCTAAAGATCGTTTTAATTCTAAGTTTCCTCATATTAACATTAATTATTATACTGATTTAACTAAATCACTTCTAAGCACTTTTTATCCTAAATATTGTCCTTCCTGTAATGTAGTTCTTACTAAAGAGATTTCTACCAGAGAGAATTCGATACGTTGTCCTAAGTGTAATTATCAGAGTTCAAGAACTGTAGGAACGCCGTATCACCAATTAAAAATCCCTTTGTGGACTGCTTCGTATATTTTAGTAGAAGCTATTCAAAGGTTTCCATTGGGATTATCCGCTTCTGAGATTTGTCGTAAGCTCTGTGTATCTAAGAACACCGGAACTTTATTGAAAAGAAGACTTCAAGTCTTTTTATCTGATATGATTCCTTCAGTAAAGGCTCTCATGGTAGAAGATATTAAGAAAGCCTGGAAAGGTGGTAATTTACCTGAATCAGGCGATTTAAGCGATTGTATTAAAGGTAAACCAGTAGTTCACGTGGATACCTTGGCTTTATTTTCCGCTACACAAAGAAGTAACGGTTTTTTAGCAAGAAGGAAGCACTCAGGTCAAACCTCTTCAATATATCTCATAGACAAGGTAGCAGAGAAGAAAGGTAAATATCAAATTGGAAGTTTATGTTTTACTGCAGCGAGTAAAGGAAAAGGTATATTACTTTTCTCTGTTCCAGATCAAAAACAAAGTACGATTCAACCTCTATTAGATTTTTTGCCTAAAAACACTCCCTTATTTAGTGATGAAGGATTTCCTTTCTTATCGCGGAGTTTCAAAAATCACAAAACCATCAATCATTCGGCTAGGGCCAAAAATGGTAAGAGGAACGTATGGGCTCGGGATCGATGGAGTAAAAATTCTGTTTCAAATGCCGCTTCGGACGGAACTCAGCGTTCTGTTAAATACTCTTTTTTAGCTTCTTACAATTATTTTAGACCGGAAAGTTCTCAGCTCTTTTTAAATGAATTCAGTGCTCTAAAGGCTATTAGGGTATATGGGCTTGAGAGACTTCTTAGTGTTTGGAAGGACCTTGAAGATAGTTCTAGAATTGGAAAAAAAGGGAA